The window CGCCGCGACCGGACGCGGGGTGCTGGTTAAGCTGCACGGGTGACTGACGCGCCGCGCATGGGACGGCCTCGGGCGAGTTCGCCCGAGACGATCGCGGAGGCCGCATGCGAGTTGTTCTTCGAGCAGGGGTACGACGGCACCTCGATCGGCGACATCACTCGCCGCGCCGGCGTCGCGCGCGCCAGTTTCTTCAACTACTTCCGCGCGAAGAGCGACGTGCTGTGGGCGGGGTTCGATGCGCGGCTGGCGACGGCATTCTCAGCGATGGCTGCGGGCGTTCCCGTCGCCGATGCACTCGCTCGCATCGGCCGCGACCTCGCGCCCGACACGCTCGCCCTCGCGATCACCAACGCGGACGCCATGGGACTCGGCGAGGAACTCGAGAGGCAGCGCGCCGAACGGCTGGCGCTGCTCCAGCGTGAGATCGCCCGTCGTCTCACCGATGCCCCCGGCGACGCTCTGCGCGCGCAGATCCGCGCCGCGGCATACGGGGCGGGGGTGCTCGGTGCGGTCTGGATGTGGGCGGAGCGCGGTGCCTCGTCGGTGTCCTTGGAAGGACTCCTGCAGCACGCATTGTCGCTCTGCGAACCCTCCGGAGCGTCCGGCGACTCATCCGCCGCCACGCTCGCGTAAAATCGACGCATCATGGCGACTTTCGGCACCCTCTCCGACCGGCTCACTGAGACCTTCCGCAATCTGCGCACGAAGGGAAAGCTCAGCCCCGCCGACGTCGACGGGACGGTGCGCGAGATCCGTCGCGCCCTGCTCGACGCCGACGTCGCGCTGGTCGTGGTCAAGGAGTTCACCAGCAAGGTGCGCGAGCGGGCGCTCGGTGACGAGGTCAATCGCGCGCTGAATCCGGCGCAGCAGGTCGTGCAGATCGTCAACGAGGAGCTCGTCGCGATTCTGGGTGGCGAGCAGCGTCGTCTGCAGTTCGCGAAGACGCCGCCCACGGTCATCATGCTCGCGGGCCTCCAGGGTTCCGGAAAGACGACCTTCGCCGGCAAGCTGGCGCGTCTTCTCGAGAAGGACGGCCACACTCCGCTCCTCATCGCCGCCGACCTCCAGCGCCCGAACG is drawn from Microbacterium binotii and contains these coding sequences:
- a CDS encoding TetR/AcrR family transcriptional regulator, which gives rise to MTDAPRMGRPRASSPETIAEAACELFFEQGYDGTSIGDITRRAGVARASFFNYFRAKSDVLWAGFDARLATAFSAMAAGVPVADALARIGRDLAPDTLALAITNADAMGLGEELERQRAERLALLQREIARRLTDAPGDALRAQIRAAAYGAGVLGAVWMWAERGASSVSLEGLLQHALSLCEPSGASGDSSAATLA